Sequence from the Cydia pomonella isolate Wapato2018A chromosome 21, ilCydPomo1, whole genome shotgun sequence genome:
ATGTAAGTCAGAAAGTAGGCAAAACATGATGACATGGTTTCTGGAGGCCTCACCTGTCCCTCGGTAATGTACCCGGTCAAGTCGGGGATGGGATGCGTGATGTCGTCGTTGGGCATGGTGAGGATGGGGATCTGCGTGATGGAGCCGTTGCGGCCCTCCACGCGCCCGGCGCGCTCGTAGATCGTGGCCAAGTCGGTGTACATGTACCCTGCGACACACGACGATATAAAGATGATCCACTTTTTATATATGTCGGGAATCGTGGGCGTATCATACTAGCGACAGcacatcagaatcttcaatagTGGATGATGACGGCTTTCAATGAAATACGATGTTCACAGTCTTTATTAGGCTAATAGATTGATTACAAATCATAGCACACGTTACACTTCTtatcttaacacattcactgccatacaaaaaacggcgcactaccccagaaaccggtggtctatagctgcgtacaaaacatcccgcccagcgggttgtccggcatctgaacaaagttcacgagcgcccaccaggtgggttcccggcagtgaatgtgttaagcaaGCCAATGGGTTAGAACCAGGAACCGCCACAGACGTCATGTTCTCTCGTTTTCGTCTGCAGAATGATTGACAGCATAACATCAATTGTTctcgttttcaattgttttaacagCGCACTCTATGACGCCTTGGCGGAACTGCGTCAAACGCCACTCGGGTATAACGTAACACCCTAgcttgctctatttgtcaaatatgGCGTGATGAACAGCCTCTTAAAGGCAATAGATGGCACACTCTGTCGTTCTccgacatatatatattttatagaatagaatataattattttattcgtaaacacaaactagacaaattacataatcgaacaaaaacatagaaagtataaagtgtcacaaaatggcctcatctcagcatgttgctggtttCCAATTTCAATTTTggatttgaaaatttttttttcctttgcaTCCTAATATCGAACGGTTTCCAATTATGGAACTGATTTTCGATAAAGGGCTCCAATTGCGGAACTAGTGCTTGTAAAATCCGACATGTGcttgattttttaaaactgaaaTTACACCCTGAAaactatacctacatattataagGTTTTCATTTCTCAAATTTGGACATATCACGTACGTACGTAGCGTATTTACAAGCGCAATGAGGATTTGTAGTTCTAGAATTAAGATTCCCTTCTGAACCTTACAAGAAATTCTAATAACGTGTGAGACGGGAAGCTTCGAAAgaaacaaaattcaaaattttaatatagtagtttaaaaaatgtaaaaatagatgaataaatttatttaaagataCGATAGATTTTTGATAGAGAAAAAGTCAAaagtcactgcgattccgtaccgttaCTGTTTTTTAAGCAGCAGTGTGGTCGGACCTTTAAGGTGGACTATGTATAATATGGACgtttcctgtatttaaaataaataatttcacaccatgcacgaaataaagcaccagataattattagataAAACATAGATAACacttattttttgacacaatttctatAATATCAATcacatattaataaaaaaaggcgGTGAGTTCACTGTAGAAATTTCCTTATAAATTCCATATTAGCagatcgttttgacagttcgaaaaaagaaagtGATTTGACGAGTAGTAAAGTAGAGTACCCTACTGTATGCGGAGTGTACGGTACCTGGGAAACCACGTCGGCCGGGCACCTCCTCTCGGGCCGCCGACACCTCACGCAGCGCCTCGGCGTACGAGGACATGTCGGTCAAGATGACCAGCACGTGTTTCTGTTGGCAATCATTTAtgcattatttacaaatatatgcCGTTTTGAAACACAAGATTTTATCTGGATGTCAATAAGGCGTTACTGCAATTAAGGATATAACTAGATATTTCCTTCATCGACAAACGacaatctttttaaatattatatgggTAGGTACTTGCGATTTGTTTGATGAGATTGAACAGGATCGTCGTTGCATTGTCGCCGATAAAAGCCGACTTAAATTACCCACTTGAATGAAACCGAATACCTTCAACTAGTCTTGTACTACCAAAAActaaatggaaaaaaaatacagacatGAAACGAAACTTATTATAGCATTATCATCGACGAAAGCAGAGTACATGGGAGAAAAGCTCTGTTTTATCTCAAAGGTCTGAATAGGATCGAAGTTATAATCTGGCCAAAACCGAAAAGAACCATTGAAAACCTGTGAAAATCCTAAATAAGTCTTCGTCCAGGATTATTAACAGATTGACAAATAACATGacatgaaacaaaatttattatagcCTTATCAACAACAGAAGCAGAGTACATGACAGAAAAGCTGTATTCAACTGCAAGTCTTCTGATTACGATAAAGTATAAAACCTAGCCAAGACCGTCATTGTAGAGTTCCTTGTGGCCTATAACCGAGATTTGATTAGCTTATCTCACATTGGTAGGCCAAGAACTTGGCGGCAGTCAGCTCTAGACGCAGAGTAATGGGAAACGTGTGGGATGGTGGATCGTTGGCCAAGTTCAACAACTGGCATATGTTCTCCTCGAAGTCTCACTTGAAGAAGCGGGCGGTCGTCATGTCCATGCTATGACACCTTTAAGGTCCATCCTCTGCATTGTATGATACGGTAGTCTCTGGACCACTTAAATCCTAAATACTTGCTTACCTTACTAGACTAATTGATCACTAACAAGATGATGTATACGGCCCGTTCTAATAATAACAAGTAGATAAAGGACATCGACATCAAACAAAATGTATTGTCTGTTACTTAGACGGAAGCAGAGTACATGGTAGAAAAAcactattttatttcaaaggtCTGAATAAGGCAGAATCCAAGGTATACGCTCATCAAGACTGAAAAGAACCGTTGAAAACCTGTGGAAATCTTTGAGAAGTCTAACCAGTTTTTATTAACTAACCTCACACTGGTAGGCCAAGAACTCAGCAGCAGTCAGCGCCAGACGCGGAGTAATAATTCTCTCGATGGTGGGATCGTTGGCCAAGTTCAAGAACAGGCACACGTTCTCCATGGAGCCGTTCTCCTCGAAGTCCTGCTTGAAGAAACGGGCGGTCTCCATGTTCACACCCATGGCGGCGAACACGATGGCGAAGTTGTCTTCGTGCTCATCGATCACGGATTTGCCGGTTTGCTGGTGGACGAAATAAATAGTTAGTATAATCCAAAACATAACAAATGTTAAAACTAACGCTTTTACTCTTGAAAAAGTTATGAGATCTCATAGTACCTGGCCTTTAATTTTGTAAGACCTAGTTTTACACCTACCCTACCCTACATCTTACTTTAGCAGTATGGCTCGGTCATATTTTACTACCTGTCATATACTAAATGGTACTTAAGACTAAACAACCAAATATTATACTAATTAATAGAAACTGATTGGTTTTTAAAAGTCCAGTCTGATGAATTAAGAGTCCATTCTAAGCTAAACTTATATTTCTGGTGATATTTCCACATTTAGTAATTGCAAAAGTTAGCTTGATTCAACTCTATGTGTTTTCCCTCATTGTTTCCCAAagatttaataaatcaataaatgcCAATATGATCATACCTTGACCAGACCGGCCTGTCTACAGATCTGGGCGGCGATTTCGTTGTGGGGCAGACCGGCGGCAGAGAAGATGGGGATCTTCTGTCCACGGGCGATGGAGTTCATCACGTCAATGGCGGAGATACCTGCACCAAATATAAGCATTATACTACTGTccacaaaataatttatagtcAGTAATCAATTGGAGTGAATTTTAGATTATAGAGAAATATCAAAATAGGATGACCATTGAATTTCAGATTATTACAGTTCTTAATTTGACCAGATCTCTCTCCAAGTACCATAATTGCAACTTAACAAGGAAGTTTTTGAGGATGCAAGTCATAACACAATAATATACAGTAATTGTTTGTATAGAAtagtaattgaaaataaatagaaaagtaCCTAGTTATGTATATTTGAACGTACCAGTCTGGATCATCTCCTCAGGGTAGATACGGGACCAGGGGTTGATGGGCTGGCCCTGGATGTCCAAGAAGTCCTCGGCCAGGATCGGGGGGCCCTTGTCGATAGGCTTTCCAGAGCCGTTGAACACGCGACCTGTATTACAAAATGAAAACATtgaaataatatcaataaattaCTTTTACGGTTTAGTtcacatatttttaaagtgatatgTAGTTTTAGATGTGAAAATTAGTCTTTCAAGTCATCACTTATTGCTGATAGAGGTCTCAGCAATCAAGGCTGTAATCCAAATATTTCCTAACATTCCTCGAGCTTAGGCTATTATGAGGCAGTGAAAATAGCACATGTCAAGTCCAATAGCCCAATATTTGTTGACTAAGTGGGGAAATACGAGCCCTCATAAAAGCTCGTCACTTATCTTAATGTTTATCCActatactttgttttttttttttagcattagaaacaACTTCACAGAAGTAAACTTGTGGTTCCAAATTGGGCACTCTTTGtggtaaaattttgaagtaaattatattaacaGAAATCTGTGGCGTTTTTATTAATGCCAAAAAGGCAAGTATAAAGAATGTACTTGTTAATTTGCTTGCCAAGCTTTACGCGAAGTTTGGCGCGAATACACAACGACCCTGACTTTCATTCTTCAAATTTCCTTATTATTCATGCTTACCCAACATATCCTCGGAGACAGGTGTGCGCAGAATGTCGCCGGTGAACTCGCAGAGAGTGTTCTTGGCGTCGATGCCCGAGGTGCCCTCGAACACCTGGACGACGGCCTTGGAGCCGCTGACCTCCAGCACCTGGACAGCAATGAAATTTGAAGCTTAGCAACAGTTAAAGTAGCAGTATAAGAAACTGAACAGAATCTTAAGAGCTTCAAAGATAAGCATCAGTTACAAAGTCGGCGTTTTGTAGAATTAGctcaaattttagacaaatcaATTCTCGAGACTTATAAACTGGTGTGTCCCGTGTTCCTTGGAATTCAGTACCACCTAGACTTTTTAGACCCAGTAAATATCACCATGGCAACAACGAAAGTAAGATAGCCAAACTCATTCAattcaagcaaaaaaactgtcaCTTGAATAAAGAAGATGAAAAGAgttaataaaagtttaaaataatttgtttaatcataataataataatgtttcgttctcaagcaaaaggtaccacattgtcgcttgccataaggacgctctgacaggttatttgtataaagatatgagcaaatttcgtccttatggtaagcaacAATGTGGTACCTCTTGCTTGAGAACATCAGATTTTTTTATAGCattcatttgaaaaagtaaTAAAGAAGAAGTAGTACTGTCATGTAACAGATAAAATGACATAATAATGAACATGATAATTACCTGACCAGATCGGAGGGTTCCATCGGCAAGTCTCAACTGCACAATCTCTGAGAACTTGGGGAACTTCACCTCGTCGAGGATGACCAGGGGACCATTGACACCCGACACCGTCTTGTAAGCTGCATTAAAACACTTGTGTTCAGGCTTGTGCACCAGGAAACTAGGGCCATGATTAGCAGTAGAATAAATTAGGATACTTTGGAATggtattttaagtttaactCTAAATATGTGCAATATGCTTTTTAAACCCTTTTTGTGCACTGAATAATTTTTCCTAAAAACCAAACCCTGAAATCTTGCTTGAAAACTTCAGCTTTATATCATATTTCCActcttttcagtttagaaagtTTACCTTATTACCAGCAACCATTGCATGATACATATGGGCCCAATttgaggtaatttaatattaaagtcTACAATTGAAAATCACAATCACATGACTAGTAAAACCTACACTTTCAAGATAAAAAACAGTACcagaaatattacattttgtagCATTATATAAAAGAATCATAGAAATGTTAAGGTTTATAATATTCCTCAATCAGCTGATGtcaaaaacattatataaatccTATTGGAACACAGAGTgtgagataaaataaaataaatagttgatcattaatataataatagattAAACACATTCAGTCTAAAATGTGAAACATCTTAGATACATTCTTTTTTTTCAGAACTTAGCCCATTGGCTATGTAGTCATATGATCAACACTGACAATTAGACATgctattcaaaattaaaacttagcACCTTAAACATAAAGTTCTCTTTTAAACCTAAGAATTCATCAACCAATTATGGATTAATCCATGGTTTTACTTATGATGCGACATGAACAACATATTTTCAACATGAAATTTTAGAGGTACAGCTAATCATGTTAACTGAATATACATGATCGAAGATCTATCCGAATTACAAAGATAAGGCTTCAAGGTTGACAACTCCCTAAAAAGAAGCCATTACGGAACTTCGGGAACGTAAATACACATTAAATAAGGAAAAATCTGGGATTTGA
This genomic interval carries:
- the LOC133529611 gene encoding V-type proton ATPase subunit B; protein product: MNKAQATKEHVLAVSRDFISQPRLTYKTVSGVNGPLVILDEVKFPKFSEIVQLRLADGTLRSGQVLEVSGSKAVVQVFEGTSGIDAKNTLCEFTGDILRTPVSEDMLGRVFNGSGKPIDKGPPILAEDFLDIQGQPINPWSRIYPEEMIQTGISAIDVMNSIARGQKIPIFSAAGLPHNEIAAQICRQAGLVKQTGKSVIDEHEDNFAIVFAAMGVNMETARFFKQDFEENGSMENVCLFLNLANDPTIERIITPRLALTAAEFLAYQCEKHVLVILTDMSSYAEALREVSAAREEVPGRRGFPGYMYTDLATIYERAGRVEGRNGSITQIPILTMPNDDITHPIPDLTGYITEGQIYVDRQLHNRQIYPPVNVLPSLSRLMKSAIGEGMTRRDHSDVSNQLYACYAIGKDVQAMKAVVGEEALTPDDLLYLEFLTKFEKNFITQGNYENRTVFESLDIGWQLLRIFPKEMLKRIPASTLAEFYPRDSRH